Proteins found in one Bremerella volcania genomic segment:
- a CDS encoding trypsin-like serine peptidase, giving the protein MSQHYTGPQLGEIQKAINSAGSIVQIGHVLSYKLNDQLQNHDHGNGAADTLFNLLHNYNCNFDVDSIVLAMLEKAPNNKNLLDVAWKHNIVNRPPGSQGKRAPDDDSLQRLLDPKRGFTDPVEFYLRWGKLLSQVCRIEVPTSDGDVMGSGLLVGNETVITNYHVMHDVINETRGAKRDKVRVLFDEHPKMVNRANFQGKKFSLVNNDSWLIDSSPYDEADLQLKTLTENCQIERPSDHLDYALLRIDGSPGSQKILDHEVAGGEDRGYCPFPADPAATFADDFDPQDAWIHVFQYPNGESLQMDSNKPGVTGIDRNKTRIMHSVNALPGSSGAPLFNAKLELIGIHQAGAKDWPADKEMLYNQGIPIAAVRELLVSRNKLDQIK; this is encoded by the coding sequence ATGTCTCAGCATTACACAGGACCACAGCTAGGCGAGATCCAAAAGGCAATTAACTCAGCCGGTAGCATTGTCCAGATCGGGCACGTCTTGAGTTATAAGCTCAACGATCAACTCCAGAATCATGATCACGGTAATGGCGCTGCCGATACGCTTTTTAATTTGCTGCATAACTACAATTGCAATTTTGATGTCGATTCGATTGTATTGGCGATGCTTGAGAAAGCTCCCAATAACAAGAATCTCTTAGACGTTGCCTGGAAACATAATATTGTGAACCGACCCCCAGGTTCGCAGGGAAAGCGGGCCCCGGACGACGACTCGCTGCAGCGTTTGTTGGATCCCAAGCGAGGCTTTACTGATCCGGTCGAGTTTTATCTCCGCTGGGGAAAACTTTTAAGCCAGGTCTGCCGTATTGAGGTACCCACGAGTGATGGTGACGTCATGGGCTCGGGGCTGTTGGTTGGCAATGAAACCGTGATCACGAACTATCATGTGATGCACGACGTTATCAACGAAACACGAGGTGCCAAACGCGACAAGGTTCGAGTTCTCTTTGATGAACATCCCAAAATGGTCAATAGGGCGAATTTTCAAGGTAAGAAGTTTTCCCTTGTGAACAACGATTCGTGGCTCATCGATTCGAGTCCTTATGATGAAGCGGACCTGCAACTGAAAACGCTGACTGAGAACTGCCAGATCGAGCGTCCCTCAGATCACCTCGATTATGCCCTTCTGCGGATCGACGGCAGTCCCGGTTCGCAGAAGATTCTGGATCATGAAGTTGCTGGTGGCGAAGACCGTGGCTACTGCCCCTTCCCCGCCGATCCCGCAGCAACGTTCGCCGACGATTTCGACCCGCAGGACGCCTGGATTCACGTATTTCAATATCCCAACGGCGAGTCACTTCAAATGGACTCGAACAAACCAGGCGTCACCGGTATCGATCGAAACAAGACACGCATCATGCATAGCGTCAATGCGCTGCCAGGGTCCTCCGGTGCCCCGTTATTTAACGCCAAACTGGAACTCATCGGGATTCATCAAGCAGGTGCCAAGGATTGGCCAGCGGACAAGGAGATGCTTTACAATCAGGGAATTCCGATCGCGGCGGTTCGAGAGTTGCTGGTGTCTCGTAATAAGCTGGACCAGATCAAGTAG
- a CDS encoding VMAP-C domain-containing protein, producing the protein MNEQQKISLDAAILSAFGGSKSSLTRCLSTHLGIHLGQILDTNQGLKAIVAELREIAVDSGWLRPMLRAMRADCPGNTDLSDWCQNTRLGELTLVQEQQLEEFLVSHVTREKLDQLLESLGQFLSVIAADETNPQAAIRLLVERASSEHWARLLCLVVAVDCDQEEECRRVVEQVLGAEGKASVSLYQLLKDHIQEQKAADCLRRAIGSYFNVSLAKARRTIPVVCYEIVRAQALATRSTPLTTFCRLIRKDLETPQQQQLEQWWNETVQRLNWTLEFPRDEQNIQACKRRFFILVELKESERSTPAQIVWMPRSWLYDRELDDYEELGADHPDTHWEDCNFPNYLRMVRDSASKLGVPLRDLTFEFFVSLESFQRPVDQFEIPFNRFVNSKIGVENPVVIRSLECNADSIERVRDRWDQLVANNNAGQSLVKDGQFTAAVVHLVEEKSIGELFNQYESDQHLACMVFDRPLPSQLNEHEMAGIFAAVAAGVPIIIGARSGDVTAELRQKVLLWLQQSLFDLPEQVRQLRVEGKSDIAHLGQNLTLFFENGEYFLPERESFGGAR; encoded by the coding sequence ATGAATGAGCAACAAAAGATTTCCCTCGACGCGGCGATTCTCTCCGCATTTGGTGGCTCGAAAAGTAGTCTCACACGGTGTTTAAGTACGCACCTAGGCATCCACTTGGGGCAAATCCTCGACACCAATCAAGGTTTGAAAGCGATTGTAGCAGAGCTTAGGGAAATCGCTGTGGACAGCGGCTGGCTACGCCCGATGCTGAGGGCCATGCGTGCGGATTGTCCCGGGAATACGGACTTGTCGGACTGGTGCCAAAACACGCGTCTCGGGGAACTGACCCTCGTTCAAGAGCAGCAATTGGAAGAGTTTTTAGTCAGCCACGTCACTCGTGAAAAGCTAGATCAGTTGCTTGAATCGTTGGGACAGTTTCTGTCCGTGATCGCAGCTGATGAAACCAATCCGCAGGCAGCGATTCGATTGCTCGTCGAAAGGGCAAGTAGTGAACACTGGGCCCGTTTGCTGTGCCTGGTGGTGGCCGTCGATTGCGATCAAGAGGAAGAGTGCCGGCGAGTTGTCGAGCAGGTACTGGGGGCCGAAGGGAAGGCCTCCGTCTCGCTGTATCAACTGCTGAAGGATCATATCCAAGAGCAGAAGGCCGCCGACTGTTTGCGGCGTGCAATAGGGTCTTACTTTAACGTCTCTTTGGCTAAAGCTCGCCGCACGATTCCCGTCGTTTGCTATGAAATCGTACGAGCACAGGCGTTGGCGACCCGAAGCACTCCGTTAACCACGTTTTGCAGGCTCATTCGGAAGGACTTGGAAACGCCTCAGCAGCAACAACTGGAACAGTGGTGGAATGAAACGGTCCAAAGGTTGAACTGGACGCTCGAATTCCCTCGCGATGAACAAAACATTCAGGCCTGCAAGCGGCGGTTCTTTATCTTGGTGGAACTGAAAGAATCGGAGCGTTCGACGCCGGCTCAAATCGTATGGATGCCACGTTCCTGGCTGTACGATCGGGAACTGGACGACTACGAGGAACTCGGGGCGGACCATCCCGACACGCACTGGGAAGACTGTAACTTTCCTAACTATCTACGCATGGTTCGTGATAGCGCAAGTAAACTGGGCGTTCCATTGCGCGATTTGACTTTTGAATTCTTCGTGAGTCTTGAGTCGTTTCAGCGGCCAGTCGACCAATTCGAGATTCCCTTTAATCGATTCGTCAACAGTAAGATCGGCGTCGAGAACCCGGTCGTGATTCGTTCGTTGGAATGCAATGCCGATTCGATCGAGCGAGTCAGGGATCGATGGGATCAGTTGGTCGCCAACAACAATGCCGGGCAATCGCTGGTGAAGGATGGTCAGTTTACCGCGGCCGTCGTTCATCTCGTTGAGGAGAAGTCGATTGGCGAGTTGTTCAATCAATATGAGTCAGACCAACACCTGGCATGCATGGTTTTTGATAGACCCCTCCCATCCCAGTTGAACGAACATGAAATGGCCGGAATCTTTGCCGCGGTTGCCGCTGGCGTGCCCATCATCATAGGAGCAAGAAGCGGCGATGTGACTGCCGAGTTGCGGCAAAAGGTGCTGTTATGGTTGCAACAGTCGTTGTTCGATTTACCCGAACAAGTACGTCAACTGCGTGTCGAGGGAAAGAGCGATATCGCCCACCTCGGGCAGAACCTGACGTTGTTCTTCGAGAACGGCGAATATTTCTTACCTGAAAGAGAATCCTTCGGTGGAGCTAGATAA
- a CDS encoding AAA family ATPase, with the protein MNQWQVFRGTPQEPHDGLKALEGKVPPWRSGQTNRGEKYLPSPDEIRIVNAALHLRRPILVTGPPGCGKSSLAYAIAKELKLEPLLKWPINSRSTLSEGMYSYDAVARLRDVNLPDEDSQKRSREISNYVQLRWLGTALASPRPRVLLIDEIDKADIDLPNDLLHVLEEGTYEIPELARMAKEQETVPVKVADVESEEHINVTKGLIRCQSMPIIVMTSNGERDLPLALHRRCLRLDIREPDRDRLIKIAEAHLGDCLSGKDEPLKSLVDEFIQLRSKGKVMATDQLLNMLYLIFGGANPPEDAAERKALQDLVFRGLNQ; encoded by the coding sequence ATGAACCAGTGGCAAGTATTTCGTGGGACTCCCCAAGAACCGCATGACGGACTAAAAGCTCTCGAGGGAAAGGTTCCGCCGTGGCGTAGTGGACAGACGAATCGAGGCGAAAAGTATTTACCTTCGCCAGACGAGATTCGCATCGTGAACGCCGCTCTTCACTTGCGGCGTCCGATTTTGGTTACGGGGCCTCCAGGATGCGGAAAGTCTTCTTTGGCCTACGCGATCGCGAAAGAATTGAAATTAGAGCCCTTGTTGAAATGGCCGATCAATTCTCGTTCGACGCTGAGCGAAGGGATGTATAGCTATGACGCCGTCGCCCGGCTGCGCGACGTCAATCTTCCCGATGAGGACAGCCAAAAACGATCGCGAGAAATCAGTAATTACGTACAACTTCGCTGGCTCGGCACGGCGCTGGCGTCTCCCCGGCCTCGCGTACTGCTGATCGACGAAATTGATAAAGCCGACATCGATCTTCCCAACGACCTGCTTCACGTCTTGGAAGAAGGGACGTACGAGATTCCTGAGTTAGCCCGGATGGCGAAAGAGCAGGAGACGGTTCCCGTGAAAGTTGCCGACGTCGAGTCGGAGGAACACATCAATGTGACCAAAGGGCTGATACGTTGCCAATCGATGCCCATTATCGTGATGACAAGTAACGGCGAACGCGACCTTCCCCTCGCTTTGCATCGACGCTGTTTGCGACTGGATATTCGGGAACCGGATAGAGACCGGTTGATTAAAATCGCCGAGGCGCATTTGGGCGATTGCCTAAGCGGCAAAGATGAACCATTGAAGTCATTGGTCGATGAGTTCATTCAACTGCGTAGTAAAGGGAAGGTGATGGCAACGGATCAACTGTTGAACATGCTGTATCTGATATTCGGCGGAGCCAACCCTCCTGAAGACGCTGCGGAGCGGAAGGCTTTACAAGACCTTGTATTTCGCGGGCTCAATCAATGA